In a genomic window of Microterricola viridarii:
- a CDS encoding ABC transporter ATP-binding protein — translation MSEADDNTTEGAATAAPRRGPMGRGPMAGAAPVEKAMNFGPSLKRLLGRLRPEWFQIISVTILAVIGVVFSVLGPKLLGQGTNIIFEGVVSAQMPAGATKEEVLEQLRSSGQGQLADMLSSMNLTPGQGIDFAALGSVLLGVLALYLAASLFLWLQGFVLNGSVQRTVYRLRQDIEVKLNALPLSYFDKTQRGELLSRVTNDIDNVSQSLQQTLSQALTSILTVIGVMVMMFTISPLLALVALVTIPLTLLITVIIGKRSQKLFVDQWKHTGELNARIEETYTGHSLVKVFGRQQETNDEFTEKNEELYGASFGAQFVSGIIMPAMMFVGNLVYVAIAVIGGLMVASGQMSLGDVQAFIQYSRQFTQPLSQLGSMANLLQSGVASAERVFQLLDAEEQSPDAEAPAEAAPAPAAPARAGALAAASARTEPARADSGRTAPGEGSGRLVFEDVCFRYAPDKPLIEHVNLVAEPGHTIAIVGPTGAGKTTLVNLIMRFYELDSGRITLDGTDIATMTRAELRGRMGMVLQDTWLFGGTIRENIAYGRPGATEEEILAAAQATYVDRFVRALPEGYDTVLDDEAGNISAGEKQLITIARAFLAQPSVLILDEATSSVDTRTELLVQKAMNALRSDRTSFVIAHRLSTIRDADLIVVMENGQIVEQGTHAELLQEGGAYYRLYNAQFEAPALEGEEGAA, via the coding sequence ATGAGCGAGGCAGACGACAACACGACGGAGGGCGCCGCGACCGCCGCCCCCCGGCGCGGCCCGATGGGACGCGGGCCGATGGCCGGCGCCGCCCCCGTCGAGAAGGCGATGAACTTCGGCCCGTCGCTGAAGCGGCTGCTCGGCCGGCTCCGCCCCGAGTGGTTCCAGATCATCTCCGTCACGATCCTCGCCGTCATCGGCGTCGTGTTCAGCGTGCTCGGCCCGAAGCTGCTCGGCCAGGGCACGAACATCATCTTCGAGGGCGTCGTCTCTGCCCAGATGCCGGCCGGCGCGACGAAGGAGGAGGTGCTCGAACAGCTGCGCTCCTCCGGGCAGGGCCAGCTGGCCGACATGCTCTCCTCGATGAACCTCACCCCGGGGCAGGGCATCGACTTCGCCGCACTCGGCAGCGTGCTGCTCGGCGTGCTCGCGCTGTACCTCGCGGCCTCGCTGTTCCTCTGGCTGCAGGGCTTCGTGCTGAACGGCAGCGTGCAGCGCACCGTCTACCGGCTCCGGCAGGACATCGAGGTGAAGCTGAACGCGCTCCCGCTCAGCTACTTCGACAAGACGCAGCGCGGCGAACTGCTCAGCAGGGTCACGAACGACATCGACAACGTCTCGCAGAGCCTGCAGCAGACGCTGAGCCAGGCCTTGACGTCGATCCTGACCGTCATCGGCGTGATGGTCATGATGTTCACCATCTCGCCGCTGCTCGCGCTCGTCGCGCTCGTGACCATCCCGCTGACGCTGCTCATCACGGTGATCATCGGCAAGCGCTCGCAGAAGCTCTTCGTCGACCAGTGGAAGCACACCGGCGAGCTCAACGCGCGCATCGAGGAGACCTACACCGGGCACTCCCTGGTCAAGGTCTTCGGCCGCCAGCAGGAGACGAACGACGAGTTCACCGAGAAGAACGAGGAGCTGTACGGGGCCAGCTTCGGCGCCCAGTTCGTCTCCGGCATCATCATGCCGGCGATGATGTTCGTCGGGAACCTCGTCTACGTCGCCATCGCCGTGATCGGCGGCCTGATGGTCGCCAGCGGCCAGATGAGCCTCGGCGACGTGCAGGCCTTCATCCAGTACTCCCGGCAGTTCACGCAGCCGCTCAGCCAGCTGGGCTCGATGGCGAACCTGCTGCAGTCCGGCGTCGCCTCGGCCGAGCGGGTGTTCCAGCTGCTCGACGCCGAGGAGCAGAGCCCGGATGCCGAAGCGCCCGCCGAGGCGGCACCGGCCCCCGCCGCGCCGGCGCGCGCGGGAGCCCTGGCCGCGGCATCCGCGCGCACCGAGCCCGCGCGCGCGGACTCTGGGCGCACGGCACCCGGGGAGGGCAGCGGCCGCCTCGTGTTCGAGGACGTCTGCTTCCGCTACGCCCCGGACAAGCCGCTGATCGAGCACGTGAACCTCGTCGCCGAGCCCGGGCACACGATCGCGATCGTCGGGCCGACCGGTGCGGGCAAGACCACGCTGGTCAACCTGATCATGCGCTTCTACGAACTGGACTCCGGCCGGATCACGCTCGACGGCACCGACATCGCGACGATGACCAGGGCGGAGCTGCGCGGCCGGATGGGCATGGTGTTGCAGGACACCTGGCTGTTCGGCGGCACCATCCGGGAGAACATCGCCTACGGCCGGCCGGGTGCCACGGAGGAGGAGATCCTCGCCGCCGCCCAGGCCACCTACGTCGACCGCTTCGTGCGCGCCCTGCCGGAGGGCTACGACACGGTGCTCGACGACGAGGCCGGCAACATCAGTGCCGGTGAGAAGCAGCTGATCACGATCGCGCGCGCCTTCCTCGCCCAGCCGAGCGTGCTGATCCTGGACGAGGCGACGAGCTCGGTCGACACCCGCACCGAGTTGCTCGTGCAGAAGGCCATGAACGCCCTGCGCAGCGACCGCACCAGCTTCGTCATCGCCCACCGGCTCTCCACGATCCGGGACGCCGATCTCATCGTGGTGATGGAGAACGGGCAGATCGTCGAGCAGGGCACGCATGCCGAGCTGCTGCAGGAGGGCGGCGCGTACTACCGCCTCTACAACGCGCAGTTCGAGGCGCCGGCGTTGGAGGGCGAGGAGGGCGCGGCGTAA
- a CDS encoding DUF4192 family protein, translating to MTTIITAHEPQEFLAIVPELAGFRPVQSMVLVAFRGSRSCGALRVDLPPAGPVDADTVNAMASSLIGMLCKIPEVDAVVPVAYTAARFGAGSIPPHGELMNALIFHAGQSGFRVRDALCVAADGWASYFDTAVPRGGRALELIADARPPGAGRPAALDDQHGPALDESSADLATRQRIGRLLARFREMASDPAALGVPSAELDVLLGVPAIVESSLAGQPGELSDLHAAALLFTMQSPPSRDVLLLQFAFGAGAGLAAERENERFAAGEPGAGEQSARLLWGEGPRPDPERVEAAIALLLELVARSPRSRKPPPLTLLAWLNWALGRSSRAGVLLGMALGIDPGYGLAGLLDAMLRAGHVPEWAFAVPVERPAPRRIRRSAGRTAPRADRRAAR from the coding sequence ATGACAACGATCATCACGGCCCACGAGCCGCAGGAGTTCCTGGCCATCGTGCCCGAGCTGGCCGGCTTCCGGCCGGTTCAGAGCATGGTGCTTGTCGCCTTTCGTGGCTCACGCAGCTGCGGCGCGCTCCGCGTCGACCTGCCGCCGGCCGGACCGGTCGATGCCGACACCGTGAACGCCATGGCGTCCTCGCTGATCGGCATGCTCTGCAAGATCCCCGAGGTGGATGCCGTGGTGCCGGTGGCGTACACGGCTGCCCGCTTCGGCGCCGGCAGTATCCCGCCGCACGGCGAGCTCATGAACGCGCTGATCTTCCACGCCGGCCAGTCCGGCTTCCGGGTGCGGGACGCCCTGTGCGTCGCCGCCGACGGCTGGGCGTCCTACTTCGACACGGCGGTGCCGCGCGGCGGGCGCGCGCTCGAGTTGATCGCGGATGCCCGCCCACCGGGTGCCGGCCGCCCGGCCGCCCTCGACGACCAGCATGGCCCCGCGCTGGATGAGTCCTCGGCTGACCTCGCGACCCGGCAGCGGATCGGCCGCCTTCTCGCCCGGTTCCGGGAGATGGCCAGCGACCCCGCGGCACTCGGCGTGCCGTCGGCCGAGCTGGACGTGCTGCTGGGTGTTCCGGCGATCGTGGAGTCGAGCCTCGCCGGGCAGCCTGGCGAGCTGAGTGACCTGCACGCGGCCGCGCTGCTCTTCACGATGCAGTCGCCGCCCAGCAGGGACGTGCTCCTGCTGCAGTTCGCCTTCGGGGCGGGCGCCGGTCTCGCGGCGGAGCGCGAGAACGAGCGCTTCGCCGCCGGCGAACCGGGTGCAGGCGAGCAGAGCGCCCGACTGCTCTGGGGGGAGGGGCCGCGACCGGACCCGGAGCGCGTCGAGGCGGCGATCGCCCTCCTGCTCGAGCTCGTGGCGCGGTCCCCGCGCAGTCGCAAGCCGCCGCCGCTCACCCTGCTCGCCTGGCTGAACTGGGCGCTCGGGCGCAGCAGCCGGGCCGGGGTGCTGCTGGGCATGGCCCTGGGCATCGACCCCGGCTATGGGCTGGCCGGCCTGCTGGATGCCATGCTGCGGGCCGGGCATGTGCCGGAGTGGGCCTTCGCGGTGCCGGTTGAGCGGCCGGCACCGCGCCGGATCAGGCGGTCGGCTGGTCGAACCGCGCCCCGCGCGGATCGGAGGGCAGCACGGTGA
- a CDS encoding DUF805 domain-containing protein, which yields MSTITSTPLWAPLYGASFGEAFSRFWKKYATFSGRASRSEYWYWALANGLVLLVLFGVTLALGLPTSTIDPATGASTPGVIAVIGLVLIGAWTLATVIPGLALTVRRLHDINFSGWMWFLNLIPSIGSLIIFIFTVLPSDPRGARFDQPTA from the coding sequence ATGTCCACCATTACAAGCACCCCACTCTGGGCGCCCCTCTACGGCGCATCCTTCGGCGAGGCCTTCTCGCGTTTCTGGAAGAAATACGCCACTTTCTCTGGCCGCGCCAGCCGCAGCGAGTACTGGTACTGGGCGCTGGCCAACGGGCTGGTGCTGCTGGTGCTGTTCGGCGTCACCCTCGCGCTCGGCCTGCCCACCTCCACCATCGATCCGGCCACGGGCGCCTCGACGCCCGGCGTGATTGCAGTGATCGGACTCGTGCTCATCGGGGCATGGACACTCGCGACCGTCATCCCGGGGCTCGCCCTCACCGTGCGCAGGCTGCACGACATCAACTTCAGCGGCTGGATGTGGTTCCTCAACCTGATCCCGTCGATCGGCTCCCTGATCATCTTCATCTTCACCGTGCTGCCCTCCGATCCGCGCGGGGCGCGGTTCGACCAGCCGACCGCCTGA
- a CDS encoding NAD(P)/FAD-dependent oxidoreductase encodes MVTALSREAAAPPSLWLDALLASGTDDLRPRPALGRNAAFDVCIVGGGLTGLWTAYYLAKADPSLKIAVLEKHIAGFGASGRNGGWCSSLFPTSAEALKRSHGREAAVAMRQAMIDTVDEVARASAAEGIDCDFAQGGTVSFARNAPQLAAATADVAAAAEYGVDKLELWGAEQVGERFGARGSGSERPLGAVFDPSCARIQPAKLVRGLARVVESLGVSLFEHTEVTNWFARRVRFRSELPDGSSVDGAVSATNIVIAVEGYGAALPRVGRHVLPLYSLMIATEPLSDDVWREIGIEHGQTFTDYRHLVIYGQRTADNRLAFGGRGARYHWGSAIREEYDRDPRVFGHLQRTLADLFPAAADAAITHRWGGPLGVSRDWHATASFNPKTGVGIAGGYVGDGLSTTNLAGRTLSALIRDEQGPLTELPWVNHRSPRWEPEPLRFVGSNLGLLATGLADVEQGLTKRPSLAAKLMAPLTGH; translated from the coding sequence GTGGTCACGGCTCTGAGCCGGGAGGCTGCGGCACCGCCCAGCCTCTGGCTCGACGCGTTGCTGGCCTCCGGCACCGACGACCTGCGGCCGCGCCCAGCGCTCGGCCGCAACGCCGCCTTCGACGTCTGCATCGTCGGCGGCGGCCTGACCGGGCTGTGGACGGCCTACTACCTGGCGAAGGCCGACCCGAGCCTGAAGATCGCCGTGTTGGAAAAGCACATCGCCGGTTTCGGCGCCTCCGGGCGGAACGGCGGCTGGTGCTCGTCGCTGTTCCCGACCTCCGCGGAGGCGCTGAAGCGCAGCCACGGGCGGGAGGCGGCCGTCGCCATGCGCCAGGCCATGATCGACACCGTCGACGAGGTCGCCCGGGCGAGCGCCGCCGAGGGCATCGACTGCGATTTCGCCCAGGGCGGCACGGTCTCCTTCGCGCGCAACGCCCCGCAGTTGGCTGCGGCCACGGCCGACGTCGCCGCCGCGGCCGAGTACGGCGTCGACAAGCTGGAGCTCTGGGGCGCCGAGCAGGTCGGCGAGCGGTTCGGGGCTCGGGGATCCGGCAGCGAGCGCCCGCTCGGCGCCGTCTTCGACCCGTCCTGCGCCCGGATCCAGCCGGCGAAGCTGGTGCGCGGGCTGGCACGGGTGGTCGAGTCGCTCGGCGTCTCCCTCTTCGAGCACACCGAGGTGACCAACTGGTTCGCCCGGCGGGTCCGGTTCCGCTCCGAGCTGCCCGACGGCAGCAGCGTCGACGGCGCGGTGTCGGCGACGAACATCGTGATCGCCGTCGAGGGGTACGGGGCGGCGCTGCCCCGGGTCGGCCGGCACGTGCTGCCGCTGTACTCGCTGATGATCGCGACGGAGCCGCTCAGCGATGACGTCTGGCGCGAGATCGGCATCGAGCACGGCCAGACGTTCACCGACTACCGCCACCTCGTGATCTACGGCCAGCGCACGGCCGACAACCGGCTCGCCTTCGGCGGGCGCGGCGCCCGCTACCACTGGGGCAGCGCCATCCGCGAGGAGTACGACCGCGACCCGCGTGTCTTCGGCCACCTGCAGCGCACCCTCGCCGACCTCTTCCCCGCTGCGGCGGATGCCGCCATCACCCACCGGTGGGGCGGGCCGCTCGGCGTCAGCCGCGACTGGCATGCGACGGCGAGCTTCAACCCGAAGACCGGTGTCGGCATCGCCGGCGGCTATGTCGGCGACGGGCTGAGCACCACGAACCTGGCCGGCCGCACCCTCAGCGCGCTGATCCGGGACGAGCAGGGCCCGCTGACGGAGCTGCCCTGGGTCAACCACCGCTCGCCGCGCTGGGAGCCGGAGCCGCTGCGCTTCGTCGGATCCAACCTGGGGCTTCTCGCCACGGGCCTCGCCGATGTCGAGCAGGGGCTGACCAAGCGGCCGTCGCTCGCCGCGAAGCTGATGGCGCCGCTCACCGGCCACTGA
- a CDS encoding aspartate aminotransferase family protein produces the protein MGISTRPQLSEEQLQQKAKDHLWMHFTRQSSFEQNDVPIITRGEGHHIFDSKGKKYFDGLSGLFVVNAGHGRKRLAEVAAKQAEELAFFPLWSYAHPSAIELADRLADYAPGDLNKVFFSTGGGEAVETAFKLAKYYWKLQGRPTKHKVISRAVAYHGTPQGALAITGIPAMKEMFEPITPGGFRVPNTNFYRAGEVGAPSDDLEQFGVWAANRIEEMIQFEGPETVAAVFLEPVQNSGGCFPPPPGYFQRVREICDKYDVLLVSDEVICAFGRIGHMFACDQYGYVPDMITCAKGMTSGYSPIGATIVSDRIYEPFSKGDTTFYHGYTFGGHPVSAAVALENLDIFEEEKLNERVRENSPLFRASLETLLDLPIVGDVRGDGYFFGIELVKDKATKETFNDEESERLLRGFLSKGLYDAGLYCRADDRGDPVVQLAPPLTIGPAEFTEITDILRGVLSEAWSRL, from the coding sequence ATGGGAATCTCAACTCGTCCGCAGCTCAGCGAAGAGCAACTGCAGCAGAAGGCCAAAGACCACCTCTGGATGCACTTCACCCGCCAGTCCAGCTTCGAGCAGAACGATGTGCCGATCATCACCAGGGGTGAGGGCCACCACATCTTCGACTCGAAGGGCAAGAAGTACTTCGACGGCCTCTCCGGGTTGTTCGTCGTGAACGCCGGCCACGGCCGCAAGCGCCTGGCCGAGGTCGCGGCCAAGCAGGCGGAGGAGCTCGCCTTCTTCCCGCTGTGGTCCTACGCCCACCCCTCTGCGATCGAGCTGGCCGACCGGCTGGCCGACTACGCGCCGGGCGACCTGAACAAGGTGTTCTTCTCCACCGGCGGCGGCGAGGCCGTCGAGACGGCGTTCAAGCTCGCCAAGTACTACTGGAAGCTGCAGGGCCGCCCCACCAAGCACAAGGTGATCTCGCGCGCCGTCGCCTACCACGGCACCCCGCAGGGCGCCCTCGCCATCACCGGCATCCCGGCGATGAAGGAGATGTTCGAGCCCATCACGCCCGGCGGCTTCCGGGTGCCGAACACCAACTTCTACCGGGCCGGCGAGGTCGGCGCCCCGAGCGATGACCTGGAGCAGTTCGGCGTCTGGGCGGCCAACCGCATCGAGGAGATGATCCAGTTCGAGGGCCCGGAGACCGTCGCGGCCGTGTTCCTGGAGCCGGTGCAGAACTCGGGCGGCTGCTTCCCGCCGCCTCCCGGCTACTTCCAGCGCGTCCGCGAGATCTGCGACAAGTACGACGTGCTGCTGGTCAGCGACGAGGTCATCTGCGCCTTCGGCCGGATCGGCCACATGTTCGCCTGCGACCAGTACGGCTACGTGCCGGACATGATCACCTGCGCCAAGGGCATGACGAGCGGCTACTCCCCGATCGGCGCGACCATCGTGAGCGATCGCATCTACGAGCCGTTCTCGAAGGGCGACACGACCTTCTACCACGGCTACACCTTCGGCGGTCACCCCGTCTCGGCCGCGGTGGCACTGGAGAACCTGGACATCTTCGAGGAGGAGAAGCTCAACGAGCGCGTGCGCGAGAACTCCCCCCTGTTCCGGGCCTCGCTGGAGACGCTGCTCGACCTCCCGATCGTCGGCGATGTGCGCGGCGACGGCTACTTCTTCGGCATCGAGCTGGTCAAGGACAAGGCGACGAAGGAGACCTTCAACGATGAGGAGTCCGAGCGACTGCTGCGCGGCTTCCTCTCCAAGGGCCTCTACGACGCCGGCCTGTACTGCCGGGCCGACGACCGCGGCGACCCCGTCGTGCAGCTGGCGCCGCCGCTGACCATCGGGCCGGCCGAGTTCACCGAGATCACCGACATCCTGCGCGGTGTGTTGAGCGAGGCGTGGTCACGGCTCTGA
- a CDS encoding Lrp/AsnC family transcriptional regulator, which produces MSTQGRISPVKPVQLDAVSKAIIEQLQVDGRRSYAEIGKAVGLSEAAVRQRVQKLTDAGAMQVVAVTDPMQLGFFRQAMIGIRASGDTRVLADAISALSSVDYVVLTAGSFDLLVEVVCEDDEELLTLLNTQIRNLDGVMSTETFVYLRLHKQLYNWGTR; this is translated from the coding sequence ATGAGCACGCAGGGTCGCATATCTCCGGTCAAGCCGGTGCAGCTGGATGCTGTCTCCAAGGCGATCATCGAGCAGCTGCAGGTCGACGGCCGACGCAGTTACGCCGAGATCGGCAAGGCCGTCGGCCTCAGCGAGGCCGCTGTTCGCCAGCGGGTGCAGAAGCTCACGGATGCCGGGGCGATGCAGGTCGTCGCCGTCACCGACCCGATGCAACTCGGTTTCTTCCGCCAAGCGATGATCGGCATCCGGGCCAGCGGCGACACCCGCGTGCTCGCCGATGCGATCTCCGCTCTCAGCTCCGTCGACTACGTCGTGCTCACGGCCGGCAGCTTCGACCTCCTGGTCGAGGTCGTCTGCGAGGACGACGAGGAGCTGCTCACCCTGCTGAACACGCAGATCCGCAACCTGGACGGCGTGATGAGCACCGAAACGTTCGTCTATCTCCGACTTCACAAGCAGTTGTACAACTGGGGAACACGGTAA
- a CDS encoding gamma-aminobutyraldehyde dehydrogenase, which yields MTHRELRNFVNGDYTESRSESRLDLVDPATEEVYGTSPISTAEDVADAYAAASDAFEVWGETTPGERQLALFRIADAMEARADEFADAESQDTGKPRGTLVEDEILLSVDQIRFFAGAARNLEGRSAGEYMKDHTSFIRREPVGVIGQVTPWNYPLNMAVWKFAPALAAGNTTVLKPSDTTPLSTLLLAEVAAEFLPPGVLNVVTGDRSTGAAMIENRTPQMVSITGSVRAGMEVAKAAASDLKRVHLELGGKAPVVVFDDADIEAAVRGITAAGYFNAGQDCTAATRVLVQAGIHDEFVQALRDYARANAIAGAPSEQGILFGPVNNAGQLAQVSGFIDRLPDHATLELGGARQGDRGYFWPATIVSGLKQNDDAVQNEIFGPVITVQKFSDEAEALRWSNDVNYALASSVWTTDHSRAMRMAKHLDFGCVWINTHIPIVAEMPHGGFKHSGYGKDLSMYGFEDYTRIKHVMSYIG from the coding sequence ATGACCCACCGTGAACTGCGCAATTTTGTCAATGGCGACTACACCGAGTCGCGTTCCGAGTCCCGCCTCGACCTCGTCGACCCCGCGACCGAGGAGGTCTACGGCACCAGCCCGATCTCCACCGCAGAGGATGTCGCCGACGCGTATGCCGCGGCATCCGACGCCTTCGAGGTGTGGGGCGAGACCACGCCGGGGGAGCGCCAGCTCGCCCTGTTCCGGATCGCGGACGCCATGGAGGCGCGCGCCGACGAGTTCGCCGACGCGGAGTCACAGGACACCGGCAAGCCGCGCGGCACGCTCGTCGAGGACGAGATCCTGCTCTCCGTCGACCAGATCCGCTTCTTCGCCGGCGCCGCGCGCAATCTGGAGGGCCGCTCGGCCGGCGAGTACATGAAGGACCACACCTCCTTCATCCGCCGCGAGCCGGTCGGCGTGATCGGGCAGGTGACCCCGTGGAACTACCCGCTGAACATGGCCGTGTGGAAGTTCGCCCCCGCGCTCGCCGCGGGCAACACCACGGTGCTGAAGCCCTCGGACACCACCCCGCTCTCCACCCTGCTGCTGGCGGAGGTCGCGGCCGAGTTCCTGCCGCCGGGCGTGCTCAACGTCGTCACCGGCGACCGCTCGACCGGTGCCGCCATGATCGAGAACCGGACGCCGCAGATGGTGTCCATCACCGGCTCGGTTCGGGCAGGCATGGAGGTGGCCAAGGCCGCGGCCAGCGACCTCAAGCGGGTGCACCTGGAGCTCGGCGGCAAGGCCCCCGTCGTCGTCTTCGACGACGCCGACATCGAGGCCGCCGTGCGGGGAATCACCGCCGCCGGCTACTTCAACGCCGGGCAGGACTGCACAGCGGCGACCAGGGTGCTGGTCCAGGCCGGGATCCACGACGAGTTCGTGCAGGCGCTGCGCGACTACGCCCGCGCGAACGCCATCGCCGGCGCTCCGAGCGAGCAGGGCATCCTGTTCGGGCCGGTCAACAACGCGGGCCAGCTGGCCCAGGTCAGCGGTTTCATCGACCGCCTGCCCGACCACGCCACACTCGAGCTCGGCGGCGCGCGCCAGGGCGACCGGGGCTACTTCTGGCCGGCCACCATCGTCTCCGGCCTCAAGCAGAACGACGACGCCGTGCAGAACGAGATCTTCGGCCCGGTCATCACGGTGCAGAAGTTCAGCGATGAGGCGGAGGCCCTACGCTGGTCGAACGATGTCAACTACGCCCTCGCCTCCTCGGTCTGGACCACGGACCACAGCCGCGCCATGCGGATGGCGAAGCACCTCGACTTCGGCTGCGTCTGGATCAACACGCACATCCCGATCGTCGCCGAGATGCCGCACGGCGGGTTCAAGCACTCCGGCTACGGCAAGGACCTCTCCATGTACGGCTTCGAGGACTACACGCGGATCAAGCACGTGATGAGCTACATCGGATGA
- a CDS encoding FHA domain-containing protein: MSSPRWRAVPDVPGVDPSTLWNYVIAQSWVAAVPGSTPEPVLDALLGLRGAAEGTLERVLAVIPLQGENAVEDFAIVELAADIDGTAGDGAEGTVSVIVRGSAAVDVFGSGGPRRLTSRGIRPWLLADFREVKALSFSVENARPITAAELPPRGATASVDGDGQWAEQGGAQQGSALHGRRLDLVLGVPGDAEEGPAGGEAAAPRMRIAGEIFVLDVDSYIGRRPRATALGQDTARLITVVSPAQEVSATHILLGPRGEDVVVTDLHSTNGTLVELPDGAQLHLQAGVATVVVPGSRILLGDGVVVELLPHSADGAARWR, from the coding sequence ATGAGTTCCCCGCGGTGGCGCGCAGTCCCAGACGTGCCGGGTGTCGACCCGAGCACGCTCTGGAACTACGTCATCGCCCAGAGCTGGGTGGCGGCGGTGCCCGGCAGCACGCCTGAGCCGGTGCTCGACGCGCTGCTGGGCCTCCGCGGCGCCGCGGAGGGCACGCTGGAGCGCGTGCTCGCCGTGATCCCGCTGCAGGGCGAGAACGCCGTTGAGGACTTCGCCATCGTCGAGCTGGCGGCGGACATCGACGGCACCGCCGGGGACGGCGCGGAGGGCACCGTCAGCGTCATCGTGCGCGGGAGCGCCGCCGTCGACGTGTTCGGCAGCGGCGGCCCCAGGCGGCTCACGAGCCGCGGCATCCGCCCCTGGCTGCTCGCCGACTTCCGCGAGGTGAAGGCGCTCTCCTTCTCGGTCGAGAATGCCCGCCCGATCACCGCGGCCGAGCTGCCGCCGCGCGGCGCGACGGCGAGCGTCGACGGAGACGGGCAGTGGGCGGAGCAGGGCGGCGCCCAGCAGGGCAGCGCGCTGCACGGCCGCCGGCTCGACCTGGTGCTGGGCGTGCCGGGCGATGCCGAGGAGGGGCCGGCAGGCGGGGAGGCCGCCGCGCCCCGGATGCGCATCGCCGGGGAGATCTTCGTGCTCGACGTCGACAGCTACATCGGCCGACGCCCGCGCGCCACCGCGCTCGGCCAGGACACCGCCCGGCTGATCACCGTGGTCTCGCCCGCGCAGGAGGTCTCCGCGACCCACATCCTGCTCGGCCCGCGCGGGGAGGACGTGGTCGTGACCGACCTGCACTCGACCAACGGCACCCTCGTCGAGCTGCCGGACGGCGCCCAGTTGCACCTGCAGGCCGGGGTCGCCACCGTCGTCGTGCCGGGCAGCCGAATCCTGCTCGGAGACGGCGTGGTGGTCGAGTTGCTGCCGCATTCGGCCGATGGCGCCGCCAGGTGGCGATAA
- a CDS encoding PP2C family protein-serine/threonine phosphatase, which produces MIQNGQEHIGHTETFSTPNGTEITLAWAALTDTGRRREANEDSFLAATPIFAVADGMGGHSAGDVASAAVVSRLAEHTGESAVGPAAIDEALRLAVQDMRHQVGLTDSGSGTTVTGAAITTTAGADAAWLVFNIGDSRVYALRAGQLEQLTRDHSVVQELIDSGHITPEEAEVHPHSNVITRAVGFHEAPVPDYQLLAVEPGVRLLICSDGLTKELTNYGIRHFLLANPRPADAAAELVGAALGNGGRDNVTVVVVDVVAVKPAGSQYAGGMEGERS; this is translated from the coding sequence GTGATTCAGAACGGCCAGGAACACATCGGCCACACCGAGACATTCTCGACCCCGAACGGCACCGAGATCACGCTGGCCTGGGCCGCGCTCACCGACACGGGGCGCCGCCGCGAGGCCAACGAGGACAGCTTCCTGGCTGCGACGCCGATCTTCGCCGTTGCCGACGGGATGGGCGGCCACTCGGCGGGGGATGTCGCGAGTGCCGCCGTCGTGAGCCGGCTCGCCGAGCACACCGGCGAGAGCGCCGTCGGGCCCGCCGCGATCGACGAGGCCCTCCGCCTCGCCGTGCAGGACATGCGACACCAGGTCGGGCTGACGGATTCCGGCTCGGGCACGACGGTGACGGGGGCGGCGATCACGACGACCGCCGGGGCGGATGCCGCCTGGCTGGTGTTCAACATCGGCGACTCCCGGGTCTACGCGCTGCGCGCCGGCCAACTGGAGCAGCTGACCCGCGACCACTCCGTGGTGCAGGAGCTCATCGACTCCGGCCACATCACGCCGGAGGAGGCCGAGGTCCACCCGCACAGCAACGTCATCACCCGGGCCGTCGGCTTCCACGAGGCCCCCGTCCCCGACTACCAGCTGCTCGCGGTCGAGCCCGGAGTGCGCCTGCTGATCTGCTCGGACGGGCTCACCAAGGAGCTGACGAATTACGGCATCCGGCACTTTCTGCTGGCCAACCCGCGCCCCGCCGATGCCGCGGCGGAACTGGTCGGAGCGGCCCTCGGCAACGGCGGGCGCGACAACGTGACGGTGGTCGTCGTCGACGTGGTCGCGGTGAAGCCCGCCGGCAGCCAGTACGCTGGGGGGATGGAAGGAGAGCGATCGTGA